In Thunnus thynnus chromosome 4, fThuThy2.1, whole genome shotgun sequence, the DNA window AGACTTGAAAACAAGCTTCTTGTCTACattaaagtcctgcattcaacatcctacttaaataaaagtactgtTAGCAAAGTTTTATCAGCAAAATTACTGATAAGTGTAAGTGTCAAAAGTAAACGTACTGTAATGTTGGTGCTAGTTTGTTTGATAGTTTAatccagtggttctcaacccaGGGGACCCTCCAGTTGGCCAGTTGGATCGAGTGATGATTAATGTGAGAAGAATGAAGAGAACACAAAGTTCTGCTACACAAATATGAATTCATTTTTTGGACTTCTttataaactttgtttttttgtgaaacattGGATGAATTGACCACAAACAGttgtttaaatgaaaccatgtgagaagtttagaggggaaatggCTGACAACTCTgacaacatctgaaatatgacaaGAAGCCAACCAGACACAGATTTTTTGGGTTGGGAACCGCTGGTTTAAACTTTAtcaatgtattgtattttataagcttatcatatgttttttatgtaaaatcttgatctgaaaagtaagtAGAACTGCCAGATACAtgcagtggagtagaaagtacattatttccatctgaaatgtagtggagtggaagtataaagtaacatgaAAGGGAAATGaaactcaaaattgtacttgagtaaatgtactgagttacTTTCTACCACTGGTATATTCAGCTgtcaactaaaactaaaactaaaactaaaactaaaactaaagctaaaactaaaactaaactaaagcaGTCTAATACAACATGCTACCAGTACtggaggtgttgattcaactttatgttCACTACCACGCACCATTAAATTCTACTGTGTTAACCTACTTGAGGTGTTTCTCATATTTTGTCCACCAGTGTGGGTAGACTCAATACCGGAAACACCTTTCAGTATTGAGCCAGGTGAACTTAATAAACTGACAACTCtttacatatatacaaaaacattacaGCGATAACTTGCATTGCAGAAGATATTTAAGCTGTcctctgtgtgtatgcactgGACCAGCTGTtaacccgtgtgtgtgtgttagtgtgtgtgtgtgtgtgtgtgtaacattgTATCCCACAGTAGTAGAggatgagtgagtgtgtgccaGTTTAGTTGCCCTCCTCCTCCCGTCCAGAGGGGCGGGGTCCACATGGTAGCAGCTGCAGATGTAACCCGGTCGCTCATACTTTGTTTGTGCTGACTTCAACCCCTCCGGTCGCCGGAAAAACTAGCTTTTTACACCGTTTGAAACCAGGTattgtaacacagagcacattcAGTCGTCCGTTTATTTCTTAAAGTACATCACGGCTAGGAAACCATCAGTCTCCGGTCAGTGTGAGCCCGCCGGCTCTTACTATGATGTGAACAGCGAGTGTGGGAGAAGGACGGACAGTTGTGTATCCTATCATATGTAAGTGTCATAATTTGCTTTACGCTCAATATTACACTGACTTATGGGCAAACTTATGGGAAACATCCCATGTATGTACTACAAAAATAATATTCGTGTAATCTACGTGTATGGACTTGTAGTTATGGCAGTCAGTGGCGCTATTCTACCTATGATATGACtataatattattatgatattCCCATAGTGAGTGTACTTCATTTATCTTAAAAGTGTGATATCACTGTGATAAAGCTATAATATTCCTTTATGAGACTTTTAATAAATCATAGTTATTATATAATGTGCTTAAAACATGAAGAGTTATTATAGTTCTTCTTCATTTTAGTATCTGGTTTGTATTTCACTCTAAAAACACTCAGGAGCACTAAACTCATGACAGTAGGTTATGTGAGTGATGAGGATGTTGTGACACTTCCAGCAGGTGCTCTGTGTTTAGCATCTTCAGCAGGCTCATTATCTGCAGTAGCAAACATTTACTTCAGGCTAATGCAAGCTTTAAAGTATCATTATTTATGACAATTTTATTTATGCGGCACAAAAggacaaatttttttttttcttttcctgcatTTGCAGAAAGACGTGTTATTTTTCACCACCTACTTTATAACCACTTATATGAATATTTCAACATAACttgcaaattaaaaatacagaggCTGCCTGACTTACATTATGCATCATTACACGCTGGGCCGCGATTGGCTGCAGCTCTCCGTCTTTCTGTGTGGCAACAGCCTTCCCATCCACCCAGCAACTCCCTATTCCTCATGCCGTGGTGATTCTCTGCCTCCGAGGGCCTTTTCTGCAGCATCCAGCgtggtaaccatggcaacggCAGCCTGACCCTGGGTGTGCTGCGACAGTTACTACACGCTTGACCTGAATTCTTCGCCACATCCCAGGCGGGCAGACATGACTTGGGCCGCTGACCTGCTTCTCATTGTCAGCGGTCAAGCAGTTGTGGGTGTCAGTGAGAGCCGAGGCGCCAAATACGCCGCTTGTTCATGGATCAATAAACTCTGTTGTGATTGGCCTTGTCTTGGTAGTGGAGTCTGTATGTTTGTAATGTTATCTCTTGTGCAGCAGTCACAGGTCCGTGGTGGGTGAAAATAATCTGAAGCATCTGTAGGCAGATGAAACAGCTGGAACAGAGTTTCTAGCTTGCATAACTCTGTGAACAGCCTGTGTGAACATTTTGATGTCGAGCAGTTGCTGACATGATGATGGCTTGTATCTGTGCTGGAAATCTGTGTAAATATAGCACCCAATTGAAAGTTTAGATGACATCCCTTGCTGCTAGCTGCATCATTTTGTCGGTTTTTCTGACATCAGTTGGATTTTGACCTTATTTTAATGTCACATTGTGAACATGTTGCACTTTTTCTTGGGTTTCTGTTAAAGTTGGCGGCACCATCGCATCACTGCCAGGCTTATGGTCTGCACCTGTGGAATATTTCCATATAAATcacaatacatttcattttgtcatgttACGTAACTGGTACTAGTGAGGAAGTGTATGTAATTCATTTCTTAAGGGATAAATGAACAGATGTTGTGGATTTAGACGctgctgacagaaaatgaaagcgTTCATGGAGCAATCCCTGCACAGCCCATGGCTCAGCTGTAGGCTCCCTGAGGTGTCAGCTTGTTGTCGGAGCCAGACTGTGTTGGAGTGCCTATTTCTGTCCTTTCTCCAaggaactctctctctctctctctctctctctctctctttctttctttctcagtcAGCTCAGTCAGCCTCTGTGGTTTTCTGCCTATCTGTCCGTCACTGTGATCGCTTCTCTACAGCTTCGCCTGCAGACTTAACAGTGCTTCAAGAAGTCAGAGTGACAGCTAAGAGGGATAGCCATTGATTAACAGTCTTTGTCTATGGAGAGGAATCACAGCTTCTGCTCACAGTTGGTTGATTCATCAAGTAGTcgatcaataaaaaaatgtatcgcGACTacaattgattaatcgttcAAGTCATTTTTAGAGCAAACATTGAAAACAATTTCTAGTGCCAgcatctgaaatgtgaagaaTTTTAGAATTTATTTGTCCTGTATGTTAGTAAACTGACTATCTTTgtgttttagactgttggtcggacaaaacaagtcatATCAAGATGTTGCATTTGGCTCGATTAATCAACAAGATAACCCACAGATGAATctctaatgaaaataatggctAACACTACTGTAATTCATAGTTGAAGGTACATAAagggctgtaactaatgattatctttatcattgattaatctgttgcaTGTCCTTCGGATTAATCAATCGATTGTTTGGtctacaaaataatgaaaagagtTGTATGTTATATCATCCAATTGATTGTTGGTCTGACCAACAATCTAAAACCCAAAGCATGTTCAATTTACTCTgtcagaaaagagaaaaaaaccaAGAACCAAGTGGTGGAACCAAAGAATGTTTGACATGTACCCTTGCCTTTATAAAGGACTTTATTGCTTAATTGGttaatttttcaagaaaaaatgtcagaaaatgaattaGTTAAAGTCTACAATCTAAAATGTGACTGTTAGTTGGACATTTAGGTATGCCAACTTGGGCTCTGggaagattaattgataaattgagaaaatcatctggataaatactgaaaaacaaaagttagttgcagccccaaaTGAATGGacttattgtttcagcactacaacaacacacacagaacatagAGTCTTATACTAAGGAGTGATTAGATTACTATTATaggtattatgtgtgtgtgttaatgattcaaaacacattttaaacatatattattatattacagcAGGGTGTTCAGAAGCAGCACGTAAGATTTGAACAATTCTGTCACTACTGTATGATGTCAAATTGTGCAGCAGATTCCTGTGTACCTCGACAAGATGTGCACAGCCGAAAATAGTGTAAAATCAGCAGGGATTGCAGGCTGCAGATGTCTGCATTGACCTTACAACAGGCAGTTGTACTGAAGCTGATTTTATTTatcctctgtgtgtctttcaAGATGTCTTTTAAAAGCCTTTCATTGTCCGCATGTTTGGGGCCAGGAAGGTCTGGCTGCCCTGGAACCATGTgagtcacaaacaaacaaagcaattCTCTGTCTTCTCCCCACCGCTCGCTTCTTCTCAGAAATTAGACTGGAATCAATACAGCATTTACAGCCAGTGACCCACATTCACTGCTCTCACATGACGGGGTGTCAGTAGTATTCAGCCAATTGTGTTAGAAGTGATTTTAAGAAATTCCCTCAGTCCTCAGCATGCTGGAGCACTGATTGATGTCACTAATGCCTGTGTTCAGGATGGATTTTGTTGTCTGCGGCCTATTTTAAAGcagctctgtctgtgtttgtgttacagATGTGATGGACCAGCAGAGGACGCTGCATTCGGGTTGCGTGGTCTCAGGGGTCCGTACGCCTCCCGTCAGACGCAACAGCAAGCTGGCCAGCCTGGGACGCATCTTCAAGCCCtggaaatggaggaaaaagaaaaatgagaagctgAAGCCCTCGGCAAGTGAGTGTGACGTAGAGACTCGTGCTTCCATCAATTCATGAGCGGTGTGGGAGTCTCTCAGGGAACAGAAAATAGACCTATGCTGTtacacatattttcattttccatgtTATCACTGGACCTTTTTCcataaatgtttgtgttgtttagcGGTGGAGAAGAAGGCAGCTGTACGACAGAAGAGAGATGACCTCGTCAGGAGGAGCCCCGGGGAGACGGAAACAGGTGCAAAATgagagatgaaaacacacacacacacgactccAGGCTGATTACAGTTCACTTGTTTAGCCACATGATGCCCAAATGCTATGGTGACTCATTCCTGTCCTCTTCCACTGTGCACTGTATGCAGAGTCAGATCTTGCTTGTGGGGGTAACAGTGAAGATCCAGACACCCCGACACACTCAGACGGTGAGGACAGAGATGAGGAGCCCATGGCACCTCTGGCCAGCACCACTGAAGACCTGGGCAGTGATTTAGAAGCCTCGACAGGTAGAATACAGCACTGTGGCTTGATAGAAAATGTAGGAGTACACAAAACATGTTAGATTTAAGGGTTAAAGCTGCAATATGCAATTACATATTTTAACTGTAGAAAAAGATAACTGGataaacttaaagctgcacttatcaatattttatatataaataataggTCAAATGaccatgtgtaatgtgaaaggggtcactcatGGTGACCCACAGAGAATCATGACTAAACTCTGTGGctcccctcagctctgcagGGCATTTTAGCAACTTTTAGCCAGCCAGCAGTTAAGTTACAGCCAGCAACTTAACTGctttggttcagtctcatcaACCTAATTTCCAGCTAAAAGGcagcatttttaatgaaaaacctctaaaaacccactgtacactacctgcccatcaccaatggcagacagacaaagttagcaactagctggcgaacatagtggagcatttagcagctgacacgactccaaatgaatgctaatgttgctccatgtctgttggatgtgtaaataggctaGCATGTTAGCCATCTTAACTTTATTTGGAGACAATATTTCaatgttgtatttacagcttgttgcgcTGCCCCAAAATgaccaaataaaatcaatgaatgcagaTTTAACTACCTGAAAGTAATGCAGATTGTGTTCAAAATCATTCACTATGCACTTTAAAGTGTTTGCCATTTTGTAGTGTTGTCCAAACATTCATCTATCTATTATCTATAACCCCTTATCCTGTTCAGTTTCATGATGGCTGGTCTTATCCTACCAACCTACCAttaacacattcacacctaaACCACATGTCTTTGGACTGTGAGAGGAAACCCAAGCAGACATgtggagaacatgcaaactctgCACAGAAATAGCTGATAGATTCAATACAACAGTGCTCACAACTGCACCACTGTGCAGCTAAACGTCTTGTAAGAATTAGTGCAGtgaaaagtgaatgaaaaaatcATTTTGGACACAACCTTGTCAGGAAACTggaaacttattttttttctctggtggTGGCAGAGTAAATGAAGAGGTGTTAAgttcagtttttacttttttttggaTCAAATTTAGACTGATCAAATGAttgattttaaataataaaatgggTGATAAATGGCTGAACTTCTACATGAAAATCTTTCCTGGTGCAGTTTTATTGGCATCTGCTGCAATTTGAAACAACATGTCTCTGATAGTCCACCAGGTGGAGACAGAGACCTCAGAAACAAACCAAACCTTTGCATTACCATTGCTGTTGCTGCATTTCAGCACAAGATGTGACTGAAGATTCAAAGGCAGTGGGAGATCCCAATCAGAGTGAAGATGGAGAAGACGACCACACCTCACTGAGCGACCCCAGTGACGAGCAGTCGATGGGGAAGGTGGAGGCCGTTGaagggaaacaggaagtggcagTGGTCCAGCCTCAGAGACGGGCTAgcaccccccctccacccaaCCTGCCTGTCAAACTGCTCACCAGACTGGGCAGCCTTGAAGGTGAGTTTAGCAGGATAAAAGTGATGGTGAGCCTCACTGGTTTGCAGAAGTGTTTCACTTTCATAATTTCCCTTCCCAGGTGCTCCTCCAGTGCCAGTGAAAAAGTCCCCAGCCACCTTACCCAGGAACTTCACACTTCCCAAAGACCCTCATGGCTCTCTGTTGAGAGGCAGGATCTCCACACCGACTGGGTCCCCCCACCTTGGGGCACTACACCCTCAGCTGCCCCCTAGCTGCATCATTGAGGAACTGCACCGCGCCCTGGCcaccaaacacagacaggacAGGTCAGACTTGAAATACTTAGTAATAATGAgtaagaaaattacatttgcaggagattttttttttttttacaaactggaaaaaaatagcACTTCCTttaataaatgatttgtttttatccCTGTTAGACTATTTCCTGTTTGCAGAATATAATCATCAATTCCCAAGAGCCACAAGTGTGCATATTACACACTAAATATGGacaaaaatatcaacaatattGACCATAAACAGCATGTACTCttcaaacagcagcacacaccCAAAATAACACTACTgactagggctgcaaataacattttttttcattatccattaatctgttgattattttttggatgaattattttataaaatatatctaTTTCTACCTTGTcagttgatgtttttgttgtccAAGACACTGTATAATATTTTCTTAGTCTGTGAATACTCTGAATATACAAGTTTGACAGATCTATTAGAGTACATGTAATGTACATTTGTTCAACCCCATCtgtaatttgcatctgtatacTAAAATCAATATAATTACTGTATGTGCCAGAGAACACCTGACATACTAATGATATTTTAGCCATTTTGTCACCATTGTAATCCTACAGATTGTATTCATTGTTTGTACAGTAAGAAGTGGATTTGATGACTTTTTTAGAGCTTTTGTAAACTTGCAACAGCAAAGCCAGTGGATTTAGAAGTGCTAACAAACTAAAGAGATAAATATACAGCAAGTAGttatttggtctttttttttgctggattTTGGAAACTGCAGAGAACATGAGCAGACACCAGCTGATGGGCCTTAACTTTTGTAGTATAATGCTAACACTCAGCAAAGATGAATGAAAGTCAGTCGGTTGTTAGTTCAAAAAACCTCACAGAGATTTACATTTTAGACAGCTCTAAACCATCTCTTTACTTACAGCAAGAAAATTAAGATTCAGCATCTTGAAATCACGTCTAAGTTCTTTGAGGCAGTTGTGCTGACCTGAAGGCTGtattaaacaggaaaaaagtcTTTACTTAAGCTGTAATTAACAGTCTGGTCTTGTGATGTGTGACCTCAGTTTCCAGGCAAAGGAGGCGCGCTCATCTCCAAAACGTCGACTGGATGGCCGCCTGTCCCGCACATCCAGCACAGAGAGGGAACCTGCCGGCGAGCCGGAGAGCAAGAAGGAGTCTGATGAGAACAAGGAGAACTGGCGTCTGGACGAATATTTGAGCGACCAGGACAGCTGGAACGAGTCTGTGATCTCTGGTAGGTCTGCTGACAGCGGACATGTGGCTCAAAATTTGTGTTACTATTATCTGCCTCTTAATGTACAAAGCCAACAAAATCTGGGCACCCTGTCAGTGGATAATGAAGCAGCATaatctctgctgtttgtttacagtgagaGCATGACAGGGAGATTTACAGCTATGACAGATAGCTGACTTACGGGTGTTAAGTTTCAACGGCCCGTCAACATCTGCTGCAGTGGCCTAATTCTTGGCTATTCATGTGGGTCAGTGGTGCTCCGCCGCCTGCGGTTAACATGTCTGTGACTCTGGGggggaaaaatgtgaaaagagtAGAACGGGGAATTATGACGGACATGACAGATGTGCACGCCACCAGCACAAGGGTGACGTGATACAAATATCTGCTGACTGCAGAGACATTAGTGAAAATGTGTGGCGAGATGCAGCAGAATGAAACTAATAGATATCCAACATGTTTACATTCTGTTATGGAGATTTATCTTATGAATTTACAGGAATCTATCTCATATTTGAGCATGAATcaatgttgattttattttcaaatttttacatttacaaaatacTTATCAGTTGCGCTAACAAGGCTAATTTACTGTAGCTCCCACTGTCAGGTGTTGATAGCTGTCAGTTGCTAGCTAAGCCTGCATCACAAATCGCCTCATGTGATAGTAAAGAAAACTGTCTTTTTACTTCCAAAATCTGGTCATGTTGATCAAATGAAAGGGGCTGTATGACATCCCTCAGTTTCATTGACAGGTGGAGACACTAATGTGCTGTAATGCAGCACTTTGCCACTAAAGGAGGAGAAGAGTGTCTGTGTAAGAAAGGAACTAGTGAGGGACACTGAATGAGCTGCAGTGTCCTGTGGCTAAGACAGGAGACACAGTGCAGACAATACTGTTACTTCACCTATTGAAGCTCTATAGCAGTGTGTCACACAGAAAGCTACTGACATCAGAAATTATATGTTGGCTAGCCTGTAGGAAAGTTTGAAACAAAGTGGAAGAAGATTCTATTCTCTGAGTCTCCAATTTACCATCAAACTAAACATCCTCATCATGCAGCATGGCGGTAGCAGCCTTTGAAGGCCTTCGGTGAAGGTGGAGGGCACCAGGAatgcagcaaaaacaaagacatcCTGGAGTGAAGCTTGCTGCAGTCTGCAAAAGAACTGGAGTTTGGGAGaagatttacagtattttccaGCCAACTAACCCCAAACACGAATACAAAGCTACAAAGGAATGGCTTAAAAACTTCATTGTTAATGTCCTGGAATGGCCAAATCAAAGTCCAGACCTCAATCCAATCCCGAATCTGTGGCTGAACTTGAAAATTGTCGTTTACTGCATGGTCCTTATGCAACTTGACCGAGCTTGAAGAGTTTTGCAAAGAAGAATGAGGGAAAATTGCAGACTTACTGTATTCACGTAGACTCAGGGCTGTAACTGCTGCCAGATGTGCTGCTACTAAATATTAACTTCagtaaaatatattcatttttgtgtgttctATATTTGTGCAATTTATATCTTTGTTCTGAGTATGTTCTGTTGAACGGTATCAAAAAATCGACTCAATTCATCCAGTGTTATTCAAAAttgtacaataaatataaaacatgagaaGGTCGAAGGAGGGTGaacttttatatttatacacaaataacattaaaccCATTATATAAAGATAGAAAA includes these proteins:
- the phactr3b gene encoding phosphatase and actin regulator 3b isoform X1 — protein: MASSDGLDEDCVLQRGRSQSDPSSITEVRLGEAHRADVMDQQRTLHSGCVVSGVRTPPVRRNSKLASLGRIFKPWKWRKKKNEKLKPSATVEKKAAVRQKRDDLVRRSPGETETESDLACGGNSEDPDTPTHSDGEDRDEEPMAPLASTTEDLGSDLEASTAQDVTEDSKAVGDPNQSEDGEDDHTSLSDPSDEQSMGKVEAVEGKQEVAVVQPQRRASTPPPPNLPVKLLTRLGSLEGAPPVPVKKSPATLPRNFTLPKDPHGSLLRGRISTPTGSPHLGALHPQLPPSCIIEELHRALATKHRQDSFQAKEARSSPKRRLDGRLSRTSSTEREPAGEPESKKESDENKENWRLDEYLSDQDSWNESVISGTLPRRMRKELLAVKLRNRPSKQELEDRNIFPVRSDQERQEIRQQIEMKLAKRLSQRPAVEELESRNILKQRNDQTEQEERREIKQRLNRKLNQRPTVDELRDRKILIRFSDYVEVAKAQDYDRRADKPWTRLSAADKAAIRKELNEFKSNEMEVHSSSKHLTRFHRP
- the phactr3b gene encoding phosphatase and actin regulator 3b isoform X2; this translates as MDQQRTLHSGCVVSGVRTPPVRRNSKLASLGRIFKPWKWRKKKNEKLKPSATVEKKAAVRQKRDDLVRRSPGETETESDLACGGNSEDPDTPTHSDGEDRDEEPMAPLASTTEDLGSDLEASTAQDVTEDSKAVGDPNQSEDGEDDHTSLSDPSDEQSMGKVEAVEGKQEVAVVQPQRRASTPPPPNLPVKLLTRLGSLEGAPPVPVKKSPATLPRNFTLPKDPHGSLLRGRISTPTGSPHLGALHPQLPPSCIIEELHRALATKHRQDSFQAKEARSSPKRRLDGRLSRTSSTEREPAGEPESKKESDENKENWRLDEYLSDQDSWNESVISGTLPRRMRKELLAVKLRNRPSKQELEDRNIFPVRSDQERQEIRQQIEMKLAKRLSQRPAVEELESRNILKQRNDQTEQEERREIKQRLNRKLNQRPTVDELRDRKILIRFSDYVEVAKAQDYDRRADKPWTRLSAADKAAIRKELNEFKSNEMEVHSSSKHLTRFHRP